From Phormidium ambiguum IAM M-71, a single genomic window includes:
- a CDS encoding dynamin family protein, producing MSYKVETDRFLNDLEKVAQARSKVAKSFHNISVILEKAETEGKKSSGALGLEREIEDVRIASKNYKKGVFRLLVLGDMKRGKSTFLNALIGENLLPSDVNPCTAVLTLLRYGPEKQVTVYFKDGKEPKELDFKSFKQDYTIDPAEAKRLEQENKQAFPDVDYAIVEYPLPLLEKGVEIVDSPGLNDTEARNELSLGYINNCHAILFVLRASQPCTLGERRYLENYIKGRGLSVFFLINAWDQVKESLIDPDDLEELQEAEGRLRRVFQANLAEYCVVEGQDIYDERVFEISAIKALRKRLKQPSASLEGTGFPEFMGALNTFLTKERAISELRQARTLARQTSTRVQEAVERRIPLLEQDVQQLKERISSVEPEFNKLTNIRDQFKQEIQNVRDSKAKAIADSFRSYVLNLGNTFETDFVRYQPELRFMDFLSQSRRDAFENAIKQAFEQYINDKLSAWSLIAEKEMDGAFSLLGKSAANYGASYTKVTDKITEKLTGQKVQPAVNTLPEDNSPAWAKWAMGLFSLARGNIAGVAMAGAGFDWKNILLNLITVFSISTIIASFTGIILGPLYLALLGMGVGVLQADQARKELVKAAKKELVKYLPQVAQEQWQPIHDAVKECFNVYEREISDRINDDINSRKAELDNLLKQKETFEINRDNEMKRLKSIESDVLSDFQKIESVYEKFLEAVA from the coding sequence ATGAGTTACAAAGTTGAAACAGACCGTTTTCTTAACGATTTAGAAAAAGTTGCTCAAGCACGTAGCAAAGTAGCTAAATCCTTTCATAACATAAGTGTAATTCTGGAAAAAGCCGAAACGGAAGGTAAAAAATCATCAGGTGCATTAGGTTTAGAAAGAGAAATTGAGGATGTCAGAATCGCTAGTAAAAACTACAAAAAAGGTGTATTTCGCCTGTTAGTTTTAGGTGATATGAAACGAGGTAAAAGCACTTTTTTAAACGCCCTGATTGGGGAAAATTTGTTACCCAGTGATGTTAACCCTTGTACGGCAGTTTTAACGCTGCTTCGCTATGGCCCTGAAAAGCAAGTAACAGTTTATTTTAAAGATGGCAAAGAACCCAAAGAGTTAGATTTCAAAAGTTTTAAACAAGATTATACGATCGATCCCGCTGAAGCAAAAAGACTCGAACAAGAAAATAAACAAGCCTTTCCCGATGTAGATTATGCCATTGTTGAATATCCATTACCTTTATTAGAAAAAGGTGTGGAAATTGTTGACAGTCCAGGGTTAAATGATACAGAAGCAAGAAATGAATTATCACTAGGTTACATTAATAATTGTCATGCAATTTTATTTGTTTTGAGAGCTTCTCAACCTTGCACGCTTGGCGAACGCCGTTATTTAGAAAATTATATCAAAGGTCGAGGCTTAAGCGTTTTCTTTTTAATTAATGCTTGGGATCAAGTTAAAGAAAGTTTAATCGATCCAGATGATTTAGAAGAATTGCAAGAAGCCGAAGGTAGATTGAGGCGAGTTTTTCAAGCAAACTTAGCCGAATATTGCGTAGTAGAAGGACAAGATATTTACGACGAAAGAGTATTTGAAATTTCGGCAATTAAGGCATTACGAAAGCGTTTGAAACAACCTTCAGCTTCTTTAGAAGGTACAGGTTTTCCTGAATTTATGGGCGCACTCAACACATTTTTAACTAAAGAAAGAGCTATTTCTGAATTGCGCCAAGCGCGAACTTTGGCGCGGCAAACTTCTACTCGCGTGCAGGAAGCTGTAGAAAGGCGGATTCCCTTGCTAGAACAAGATGTTCAGCAATTGAAAGAAAGGATTAGTTCAGTTGAACCTGAGTTTAACAAATTGACGAATATTCGAGATCAATTCAAGCAAGAAATTCAGAATGTTAGAGATAGTAAAGCGAAAGCGATCGCAGATTCTTTCCGTTCTTACGTGCTAAACTTAGGTAATACTTTTGAAACCGATTTTGTGCGCTATCAACCTGAATTAAGATTCATGGATTTTTTAAGCCAAAGTCGCAGAGATGCTTTTGAAAATGCGATTAAACAAGCATTTGAACAATACATTAATGATAAGCTCTCTGCTTGGAGTTTAATAGCCGAAAAAGAAATGGATGGGGCATTTTCTCTGTTGGGAAAAAGTGCCGCCAATTACGGTGCTTCCTATACAAAAGTTACCGATAAAATTACCGAAAAATTAACCGGACAAAAAGTACAACCTGCCGTTAACACATTACCAGAAGATAACTCTCCCGCCTGGGCAAAATGGGCAATGGGACTTTTTTCTTTAGCCAGGGGTAATATTGCAGGTGTAGCAATGGCGGGTGCAGGTTTTGACTGGAAAAATATCCTGTTAAACTTAATTACTGTGTTTAGTATTAGTACCATTATTGCTAGTTTTACAGGCATTATTTTAGGCCCATTATACTTAGCTTTATTAGGTATGGGTGTAGGAGTTTTGCAAGCAGATCAAGCAAGAAAAGAATTAGTAAAAGCGGCGAAAAAAGAGTTAGTAAAATATCTCCCGCAAGTGGCGCAAGAACAATGGCAACCTATTCATGATGCCGTCAAAGAATGCTTTAATGTTTATGAACGGGAAATTAGCGATCGCATTAACGATGACATTAACTCACGCAAAGCCGAATTAGATAACTTACTCAAACAAAAAGAAACATTTGAGATTAATCGAGATAACGAAATGAAGCGTCTTAAAAGTATTGAATCAGATGTGCTTTCTGACTTTCAAAAAATCGAATCTGTCTACGAGAAATTTCTCGAAGCTGTTGCTTAA
- a CDS encoding SIMPL domain-containing protein (The SIMPL domain is named for its presence in mouse protein SIMPL (signalling molecule that associates with mouse pelle-like kinase). Bacterial member BP26, from Brucella, was shown to assemble into a channel-like structure, while YggE from E. coli has been associated with resistance to oxidative stress.) yields MYRFLTVLSPTLISAIVVIGLSILNNKISIAQNPVFVKSQEMPSNTINVSQLTNGITPQILINQRAITVIGQGQVIAPADIARLEFRFASRNPLENSHRNTPVTVSPAEELLKPIVDALIAIAVPTDNMEIQTNTLENPKLLVKILKPTRERMQEVVKTATLATETSQLFIQGISAEYAVNNCQPLEINARRNAIKDAEMQVRSVALEMRLQLGELLLVTVYPIVSPASVSACGTKQAVPLSPFSNINQSIPPYDPSALPEVQVRSQISVTYSIK; encoded by the coding sequence ATGTATCGATTCTTAACAGTATTATCGCCAACTCTGATTTCTGCCATTGTGGTGATAGGGTTGTCGATATTAAATAACAAAATTAGCATTGCCCAAAATCCTGTGTTCGTCAAGTCTCAGGAAATGCCCTCAAATACGATTAATGTATCTCAATTAACAAATGGTATTACACCACAAATTTTAATTAACCAACGTGCTATCACTGTAATTGGTCAAGGTCAAGTGATTGCTCCCGCAGATATTGCCCGCTTGGAATTTCGCTTTGCTTCCCGTAACCCCTTGGAAAATTCCCATAGAAATACTCCGGTTACAGTTTCACCAGCAGAAGAACTTTTAAAACCTATAGTTGATGCTTTAATAGCGATCGCAGTTCCAACAGATAATATGGAAATTCAAACTAATACTTTAGAAAATCCTAAGTTATTGGTAAAAATCTTGAAACCTACGCGGGAAAGAATGCAAGAAGTTGTTAAAACAGCGACTTTAGCAACAGAAACCAGCCAATTATTTATTCAAGGTATTAGTGCTGAATATGCTGTAAATAACTGCCAACCATTAGAAATTAATGCCCGTCGCAACGCTATTAAAGACGCAGAAATGCAGGTACGAAGTGTAGCATTAGAAATGCGTTTGCAATTAGGTGAATTGTTGTTAGTCACAGTTTATCCGATCGTTAGTCCTGCTTCTGTTTCTGCTTGTGGCACAAAACAAGCTGTCCCCCTTTCACCTTTTTCTAACATTAATCAAAGTATTCCTCCTTACGATCCATCTGCGCTTCCAGAGGTACAAGTCAGAAGTCAAATTAGCGTTACTTACTCCATCAAATAG
- a CDS encoding phosphomannose isomerase type II C-terminal cupin domain: MTTINDNQQNEQIATLPPTSEPVTTRIRPWGTVTLLEETDRYRINRIELKAGHHISTQMHYHRSEHWIVVSGTARVLCDGKETLLMQKQSTYVPASKPHRVENPGVIPLVMIEVQNGEYLGEDDIIRFPEDQDSH, encoded by the coding sequence ATGACGACCATAAATGATAACCAACAAAATGAGCAAATTGCTACCCTACCTCCCACCTCTGAACCTGTCACAACTCGAATTCGACCTTGGGGAACAGTTACACTTCTAGAAGAAACCGATCGCTACAGGATTAATCGCATTGAACTTAAAGCAGGTCATCATATTAGTACTCAAATGCACTATCACCGTAGCGAACACTGGATCGTAGTTTCTGGTACAGCAAGAGTTCTTTGTGATGGAAAAGAAACTCTACTAATGCAAAAACAATCTACTTATGTTCCTGCTTCTAAACCACATCGAGTCGAAAATCCGGGAGTTATTCCTTTAGTTATGATTGAAGTTCAAAATGGAGAATATCTCGGAGAAGATGATATTATTCGTTTTCCCGAAGATCAAGACAGTCATTAA
- a CDS encoding Nif11-like leader peptide family natural product precursor produces the protein MTKESAYQFLEDATNDFSLREKMTAASNPDEFIKITETLGYSFTHQELKDVISENSENVTMRRPTGVWPWLRHVNWI, from the coding sequence ATGACCAAAGAAAGTGCCTATCAATTTCTAGAAGATGCTACTAATGATTTTTCATTAAGAGAGAAGATGACAGCAGCTAGCAACCCAGACGAGTTCATTAAAATTACGGAAACATTGGGTTATAGTTTTACACATCAAGAACTCAAAGATGTGATCTCAGAAAACAGTGAAAATGTCACCATGAGAAGACCTACTGGAGTTTGGCCTTGGCTGCGTCATGTTAATTGGATTTAG
- a CDS encoding DMT family transporter, with product MTNYKGELAALSAAFLWAIGSVVWSNLGQRIPPLELNFLKGAIAIGFLGITIFLSGESLPAIDPLAFWLLFLSGAIGIAIADTALFAALNYIGARRTLLLKILTSPLVALIALVFLQETLSVAAWCGILLTLIGVAWVVSERVPGTNGKEEFFWSGILWAMVSTFGDAIAAILSRVALTQTTINPLWSTLIRLSTGSLLLVIWIVIKNYKIKENPIQRYKSVISIQLWLTIILTAFAGTYLGIWLQQISLKFAPAGIAQALTATSPLFVLPIAVWLGEKVTFRAVAGVLLALFGITLLFRF from the coding sequence GTGACAAATTATAAAGGTGAACTGGCAGCGCTCAGCGCAGCTTTTTTGTGGGCGATCGGCTCTGTGGTATGGTCAAATCTAGGACAACGCATTCCGCCACTAGAGTTAAATTTTCTCAAAGGGGCGATCGCTATCGGTTTTTTAGGGATCACGATTTTTCTTAGCGGAGAGTCATTACCTGCGATCGATCCGTTGGCTTTTTGGTTACTTTTCCTCAGTGGCGCGATCGGAATTGCGATCGCAGATACAGCTTTATTTGCCGCACTGAACTATATTGGGGCACGTCGTACCCTGTTATTAAAAATACTAACTTCGCCATTAGTCGCATTAATAGCTTTAGTTTTTCTACAAGAAACTCTCTCCGTTGCAGCTTGGTGCGGAATTTTACTTACTTTAATAGGAGTAGCTTGGGTAGTTAGCGAAAGAGTTCCCGGAACAAATGGCAAAGAAGAATTTTTTTGGTCAGGTATTCTTTGGGCAATGGTATCAACTTTTGGAGATGCGATCGCCGCAATTTTGTCTCGTGTCGCCCTAACTCAAACTACAATTAATCCCCTCTGGAGTACCTTAATTAGATTAAGTACTGGCTCTTTATTACTAGTAATCTGGATCGTAATCAAAAACTACAAAATCAAAGAAAATCCAATTCAGCGATACAAATCTGTCATCAGTATTCAATTATGGTTAACCATCATTTTAACCGCCTTTGCCGGAACTTACTTAGGAATATGGTTACAACAAATCTCCTTAAAATTTGCCCCGGCTGGAATTGCCCAAGCTTTAACTGCAACCAGCCCACTTTTTGTGTTACCGATAGCAGTTTGGCTGGGAGAAAAAGTGACTTTCCGTGCAGTTGCCGGAGTATTATTAGCTTTATTTGGTATAACATTATTATTTAGATTTTGA
- a CDS encoding DUF4142 domain-containing protein, which translates to MKNILSASLIGIGMVLSLGFVAVAEQAERQPSTLQNRQNTIEQNQNRLSSSDRLFMERAAQGNMAEIRLSQLALQKASSDDVKQYAQQMIDQHTQANNQLMQLASQKNVTLPKQLDAQHQQIERQLQGLSGTSFDRAYMRAMVNDHAQTTALFQRQTQQGQDRDIVDFASNLLPAIQQHYAMANSMVRDMANR; encoded by the coding sequence ATGAAAAATATACTTTCTGCTAGTTTGATAGGAATTGGAATGGTTCTAAGTTTAGGATTTGTCGCTGTAGCTGAGCAAGCGGAACGTCAACCTAGTACGCTACAAAACCGCCAAAATACTATTGAACAAAATCAAAATCGATTAAGTTCTTCAGACAGGCTGTTTATGGAAAGAGCAGCACAAGGTAACATGGCGGAAATACGCTTAAGTCAGTTGGCATTGCAAAAAGCAAGCAGTGATGATGTGAAGCAGTATGCACAACAAATGATCGATCAACATACCCAAGCAAATAATCAATTGATGCAGCTTGCTAGTCAGAAAAATGTTACTTTGCCTAAACAATTGGATGCTCAACATCAGCAAATAGAACGGCAATTACAAGGACTTTCTGGTACAAGTTTCGATCGAGCTTACATGAGAGCAATGGTAAACGATCATGCTCAAACTACGGCTTTGTTTCAAAGACAAACTCAACAAGGTCAAGATCGAGATATAGTAGATTTTGCTTCTAATTTGTTGCCTGCAATTCAGCAACATTATGCTATGGCTAATAGCATGGTTCGTGACATGGCAAATCGATAG
- a CDS encoding LysR family transcriptional regulator → MDEINKNQIKLSQLLALVAVAEYKNFSEAALRLEISQSAVSHAIASLEAELGVVLFYRGRHGAHLTPVGERIKAHASQALTLVNAIKKEANLEKGLAGGIVRIACFRSVATHILPTAIAKFHSIFPEINVTITENDSFFNIEDSLRSGYADIGFTYLPSSDEFETWEILRDDYIVLLPPHTNLNIQQISWQQLAEFPLIISSLNPCRDYIQPYLSQAEYPLKIAYEIREDSTIVSMVGQGLGAAIMPRLAAEPLPIGIKECNLPVPLQRIIGVAILANALHSPAIYAFLDALKNTGRFATKIAV, encoded by the coding sequence ATGGATGAAATCAATAAAAATCAGATCAAACTCTCTCAGTTGCTTGCTTTAGTTGCAGTCGCAGAATACAAAAATTTCAGCGAAGCTGCACTACGTTTAGAAATTTCTCAATCAGCAGTTAGCCACGCTATTGCTAGTTTGGAAGCAGAGTTAGGGGTGGTGTTATTTTATCGAGGTCGTCATGGCGCACATTTAACACCTGTGGGGGAACGAATTAAAGCTCATGCCAGTCAAGCATTAACTTTAGTAAATGCAATTAAAAAGGAAGCAAATTTAGAAAAAGGTTTAGCAGGTGGAATTGTGCGAATTGCTTGTTTTCGCAGTGTAGCTACTCATATTTTACCGACTGCGATCGCTAAATTCCACAGTATATTTCCTGAAATAAATGTCACAATTACTGAAAATGATAGTTTTTTCAACATAGAAGACAGTTTGCGTTCCGGTTATGCTGATATTGGCTTTACATACTTACCTTCTAGTGATGAATTTGAAACTTGGGAAATCCTGAGAGACGATTATATTGTTCTTCTACCGCCTCATACTAATTTAAATATTCAACAAATTTCTTGGCAACAATTAGCAGAGTTTCCTTTAATTATCAGTTCCTTAAATCCGTGTCGTGATTACATTCAACCTTATTTAAGTCAAGCAGAATATCCTCTAAAAATTGCCTACGAAATCCGTGAAGACTCAACGATTGTCAGCATGGTAGGACAAGGTTTAGGAGCAGCGATCATGCCTCGTTTGGCGGCTGAACCTTTACCAATTGGGATTAAAGAATGTAACTTACCTGTACCTTTGCAAAGAATAATTGGCGTAGCTATTTTAGCCAATGCGCTGCATTCTCCAGCAATTTACGCTTTTTTAGATGCTTTGAAAAATACGGGTAGGTTTGCTACAAAAATAGCTGTTTAA
- a CDS encoding class I SAM-dependent methyltransferase: MTKKTLGLDNQLYDYFLSVSVRQPDILRRLREETANHPYATMQISPEQGQFMALLVQLIGAKKTLEIGVFTGYSSLSVALALPPDGKIIACDVSEEYTNIARRYWQEAGVAEKIDLRIAPALATLDLLLASGEQETFDFAFIDADKGNYQEYYERCLKLIRPGGLIAIDNVLWSGRVADPQVQDESTQAIRKFNEKIFQDERVTISMVPIADGLTLARKR, translated from the coding sequence ATGACAAAAAAGACACTGGGATTGGATAATCAACTTTATGATTACTTTTTATCTGTTTCTGTAAGACAGCCTGATATTTTGCGCCGTTTACGAGAAGAAACAGCTAATCATCCTTATGCAACAATGCAAATTTCGCCAGAACAAGGTCAATTTATGGCTTTGTTAGTGCAGTTAATTGGTGCAAAGAAAACTTTAGAAATTGGTGTTTTTACTGGTTACAGTTCCCTTTCTGTAGCTTTAGCTTTACCGCCTGATGGTAAAATAATTGCTTGCGATGTTAGTGAGGAATATACTAATATTGCTCGTCGTTACTGGCAAGAAGCTGGAGTAGCAGAAAAAATTGATTTGCGAATTGCACCAGCTTTAGCTACTTTAGATTTATTATTAGCATCGGGAGAGCAAGAAACTTTTGATTTTGCGTTTATCGATGCAGATAAAGGAAATTATCAGGAATATTATGAACGCTGTTTAAAATTAATCCGTCCAGGTGGTTTAATTGCGATCGATAATGTACTTTGGTCGGGAAGAGTTGCCGATCCGCAAGTGCAAGATGAAAGTACGCAGGCGATCCGTAAATTTAACGAGAAAATCTTCCAAGATGAAAGAGTAACTATCAGTATGGTACCTATTGCTGATGGTTTAACTTTGGCACGGAAACGTTGA
- a CDS encoding ATP-binding protein has translation MEDYNHQESSEKITFAEECNSDEVIFFADEVEINQPKESWKILIVDDEEQIHTATHIALKKFNFEDKPLSFISAYSAKEAKELIQEHPDVAIILLDVIMETDDAGLEFVKYVREELGNQLVRIILRTGQPGQVPEKNVIVNYDINDYKTKTELTLSKLYTTIITALRNFSLSQKLQLEIAQREKVEMALRLSEQKEREKAIALENSLKELQAAQLQLIQGEKMSSLGQLVAGVAHEINNPVNFIYGNLPHAHDYTQKLIHLLNLYQMYYSQPAEEIVNEIEDMDLEFIIDDLPKLLSSMQVGVERIRSIVLSVRNFSRLDETELKPVDIHEGIDSTLMILQHRLKAKLDRPAIEVIKDYGKLPLVNCYAGQINQVFMNLIANAIDALEEQISMKERDFQPIIRIGTELIKSDYFISAIRITITDNGSGMTDAVRAKLFHPFFTTKPIGKGTGMGLSISQQILVEKHKGQLQCISAPEKGTQFIIEMPIKDDVF, from the coding sequence ATGGAAGACTATAATCATCAGGAATCATCTGAAAAAATCACATTTGCTGAAGAATGCAACTCAGATGAAGTTATATTTTTTGCCGATGAGGTAGAAATAAATCAGCCCAAAGAAAGCTGGAAAATTTTGATTGTGGATGATGAAGAACAAATTCACACAGCTACTCATATCGCCTTGAAAAAATTTAATTTTGAAGATAAACCTTTAAGCTTTATTAGTGCTTATTCTGCCAAAGAAGCTAAAGAATTAATTCAAGAACATCCTGATGTTGCCATCATCCTGCTTGATGTAATTATGGAAACAGATGATGCGGGTTTAGAGTTTGTTAAATATGTACGAGAAGAGCTTGGTAATCAGTTGGTGCGAATTATTTTACGCACAGGACAACCTGGACAAGTCCCAGAAAAAAATGTAATTGTTAATTATGATATTAATGATTATAAAACTAAAACTGAATTGACATTATCAAAGTTATATACAACCATAATCACAGCTTTGAGAAATTTTTCTCTTAGTCAAAAGTTGCAGTTGGAAATAGCGCAACGAGAGAAAGTAGAGATGGCATTGCGACTGAGCGAGCAAAAAGAACGCGAAAAAGCCATAGCTTTAGAGAATTCTTTAAAAGAGTTGCAAGCAGCACAACTCCAGTTAATCCAAGGCGAAAAAATGTCTAGCTTGGGTCAATTGGTTGCTGGAGTAGCCCATGAAATTAATAATCCAGTAAACTTTATTTATGGCAATCTTCCCCACGCTCATGACTATACTCAAAAACTCATTCATTTGTTGAATTTATACCAAATGTATTATTCACAACCAGCCGAAGAAATTGTCAATGAAATTGAAGATATGGACTTGGAATTTATCATTGATGATTTGCCAAAACTGCTTTCTTCAATGCAAGTAGGAGTCGAACGTATTCGGAGTATTGTGTTATCTGTGCGAAATTTTTCCCGCTTGGATGAAACTGAACTTAAACCAGTAGATATACATGAAGGCATTGATAGTACTTTGATGATCTTACAGCACCGATTAAAAGCTAAGCTCGATCGTCCGGCTATTGAGGTTATAAAAGACTACGGCAAACTACCTCTGGTAAACTGTTATGCGGGACAAATTAATCAGGTGTTTATGAATTTGATTGCCAATGCGATCGATGCTTTAGAAGAGCAAATTAGCATGAAAGAGCGAGATTTTCAACCGATTATTCGCATTGGCACTGAACTGATAAAAAGTGATTACTTTATTTCAGCAATTCGTATTACAATTACTGATAATGGCTCTGGAATGACAGATGCTGTACGCGCTAAACTTTTCCATCCCTTTTTTACTACAAAGCCGATCGGAAAGGGTACTGGCATGGGGTTATCAATTAGCCAACAAATTTTGGTAGAGAAACACAAAGGTCAATTGCAATGTATTTCTGCACCAGAAAAAGGCACTCAATTTATTATTGAGATGCCTATAAAAGATGATGTTTTTTAG